The proteins below are encoded in one region of Sphingobium yanoikuyae:
- a CDS encoding nitric-oxide reductase large subunit: MKSYQTTFSINRLWIILSVGMVVMFGILLLLGQQIYQQAPPIPEAVKSASGETLFTRSDIEAGQNIWQSIGGMQQGSIWGHGSYLAPDWSADWLHREAEALLALSTSPVPEGVSATQAEAMRKAALQEEMRRNTYDPASGVITVSDARARAIRQVQQHFVSLYDGGDPASLQLRRDYAFPVYGELSEAEARQLAAFYFWTAWGATTNRPGQTITYTSNWPHEPLVGNSPTTGTLLWSLASVILLLAAAGALIAYYAKQFDVWRGDILPEDGMATSDLLGQAVITPSMRATAKYFWVVCALFVTQVLLGIVTAHYAVEGQGLYGLPFAEYLPYTITRTWHTQLAVLWIATAWLATGLYVAPMLGGRDPKFQRLGVNFLFVSLLVIVIGSFAGQWAAVHRFFTNLTANFWFGHQGYEYVDLGRFWQIYLLIGLFLWVALVVRALRPVLRREGGKSLIYLVLVSALAIGLLYGAGLMWGQHTNIAIMEYWRWWVVHLWVEGIFEVFATAIISLLFVQMGILRTSTATVMVLFATIIFLFGGVLGTFHHLYFSGTPTSVIAVGAMISALEVVPLLVVGFEAYTRHKVEHEAEWERIYHWPFMFFAAVLFWNLVGAGLFGFLINPPIALYYMQGLNTTANHGHAALFGVYGMLGLGLTLYCMRGLTDVTRWNQKWIRISFWSLNIGLGMMTFLSLLPQGILQTYASIEHGYAYARSAEFIHSPIMQALVWARVPGDIVFAFGVFAFAWFMVQAFMHGRKPTPETAAIPKPAL, from the coding sequence ATGAAGAGCTATCAAACGACATTCAGCATCAATCGGCTCTGGATCATCCTGTCGGTCGGCATGGTGGTCATGTTCGGCATCCTGCTGCTGCTCGGTCAGCAGATCTACCAGCAGGCGCCGCCCATTCCCGAAGCGGTGAAATCGGCCTCAGGCGAAACCTTGTTCACGCGCTCCGACATCGAGGCCGGGCAGAATATCTGGCAGTCGATCGGCGGCATGCAACAGGGCTCGATCTGGGGCCATGGCAGCTATCTGGCGCCCGACTGGAGCGCCGATTGGCTGCACCGGGAGGCGGAGGCATTGCTCGCCCTATCGACTTCGCCGGTACCTGAGGGGGTATCCGCGACGCAAGCGGAGGCGATGCGAAAGGCCGCGCTGCAGGAGGAAATGCGCAGGAACACCTATGACCCCGCATCCGGCGTCATAACGGTCAGCGACGCGCGCGCGCGCGCGATCAGGCAGGTGCAGCAGCACTTCGTCAGCCTGTACGATGGCGGCGACCCCGCCTCGCTCCAGCTCCGCCGCGACTATGCCTTTCCGGTCTATGGCGAGCTGTCGGAAGCGGAAGCCCGGCAGCTTGCCGCCTTTTATTTCTGGACGGCATGGGGCGCGACCACGAACCGTCCGGGCCAGACCATTACCTATACCAGCAACTGGCCGCACGAACCCCTGGTGGGCAACAGCCCGACCACCGGTACATTGTTGTGGAGCCTTGCGTCTGTCATCCTGCTGCTTGCCGCAGCCGGGGCGCTGATCGCTTATTATGCCAAGCAGTTTGACGTCTGGCGCGGCGACATCCTGCCCGAGGATGGCATGGCGACCTCCGACCTACTGGGGCAGGCGGTCATCACGCCGTCGATGCGGGCCACGGCGAAATATTTCTGGGTCGTCTGCGCGCTCTTCGTGACGCAGGTGCTGCTCGGCATCGTCACCGCCCATTATGCGGTCGAGGGGCAAGGGCTCTACGGCCTGCCCTTCGCCGAATATCTTCCCTACACGATCACCCGCACATGGCACACGCAGCTCGCGGTGCTGTGGATCGCCACGGCGTGGCTGGCGACCGGGCTCTATGTCGCGCCGATGCTCGGGGGACGCGACCCCAAATTCCAGCGGCTCGGCGTCAACTTTCTGTTCGTCAGCCTTCTGGTCATCGTCATCGGCTCGTTCGCCGGGCAATGGGCGGCGGTCCATCGCTTCTTCACCAACCTGACGGCGAATTTCTGGTTCGGGCACCAGGGCTATGAGTATGTCGACCTAGGCCGTTTCTGGCAGATCTACCTCCTGATCGGCCTGTTCCTGTGGGTGGCATTGGTGGTGCGCGCACTCCGGCCCGTGCTGCGCCGGGAGGGCGGCAAGTCTCTCATCTATCTCGTGCTGGTGTCGGCGCTCGCCATCGGGCTGCTGTATGGCGCCGGGCTGATGTGGGGCCAGCATACGAACATCGCCATCATGGAATATTGGCGCTGGTGGGTTGTGCACCTGTGGGTGGAAGGCATTTTCGAGGTCTTCGCGACCGCCATCATCTCGCTGCTGTTCGTGCAGATGGGGATCCTGCGAACCTCCACCGCCACCGTGATGGTGCTGTTCGCGACGATCATCTTCCTGTTCGGCGGGGTGCTCGGGACCTTCCATCACCTGTATTTCAGTGGGACGCCGACGTCGGTGATTGCGGTCGGCGCGATGATCTCGGCGCTGGAAGTGGTGCCGTTGCTGGTGGTCGGCTTCGAGGCCTATACGCGCCACAAGGTCGAGCATGAGGCCGAGTGGGAACGAATCTACCACTGGCCGTTCATGTTTTTCGCCGCCGTCCTGTTCTGGAATCTGGTCGGCGCCGGGCTGTTCGGCTTCCTCATCAACCCGCCGATCGCGCTCTATTATATGCAGGGGCTGAACACGACGGCCAACCATGGCCACGCCGCGCTGTTCGGCGTCTATGGCATGCTCGGCCTTGGCCTGACGCTCTATTGCATGCGTGGACTGACCGACGTCACGCGGTGGAACCAGAAATGGATCAGGATTTCCTTCTGGTCGCTCAATATCGGCCTTGGCATGATGACGTTCCTGTCGCTGCTCCCGCAGGGCATCCTGCAGACCTACGCCAGCATCGAGCACGGCTATGCCTATGCGCGCTCGGCGGAGTTTATCCATAGCCCGATCATGCAGGCGCTGGTCTGGGCAAGGGTGCCCGGCGACATCGTGTTCGCATTCGGTGTCTTTGCGTTCGCATGGTTCATGGTTCAGG
- a CDS encoding membrane protein, protein MDDFALARAVHVIAVLFWIGGVGFVTRVLMPTLRTTELPQDRLRRFQQMEARFAWQARLWVLLAGASGLWLVARADLWSRFLDARFWWMHLMVALWTVFALMLFVIEPLHLHRRLANTQSPEADFARMIRLHQLLLVVSVITIFGAVGGSHGLF, encoded by the coding sequence GTGGATGACTTCGCCCTTGCTCGCGCGGTGCATGTCATCGCGGTCCTGTTCTGGATAGGCGGCGTCGGCTTCGTCACCCGGGTGCTGATGCCGACGCTGAGGACAACGGAACTGCCTCAGGACCGCCTGCGCCGTTTTCAGCAGATGGAGGCGCGCTTTGCCTGGCAGGCGCGCCTGTGGGTGTTGCTTGCCGGCGCAAGCGGCCTGTGGCTGGTGGCGCGCGCCGATTTGTGGAGCCGCTTCCTCGACGCCCGGTTCTGGTGGATGCACCTGATGGTCGCACTCTGGACCGTGTTTGCGCTGATGTTGTTCGTGATCGAGCCGTTGCATCTTCATCGCCGCCTCGCCAATACACAGTCACCAGAGGCGGATTTCGCTCGAATGATACGGCTGCATCAGTTATTACTTGTTGTCAGCGTCATAACAATTTTCGGCGCGGTAGGCGGCAGCCACGGACTGTTCTGA
- a CDS encoding DUF1971 domain-containing protein, with the protein MTPAPYGASPIFDEQSLPDALRNDHRTKAGTWGLLRVLDGEVRLIFVDPPSEQLVTPDRPAIIPPQATHHVVPLGPMTMQVEFYRERPFLGEDAGRG; encoded by the coding sequence ATGACGCCCGCCCCCTATGGCGCCTCGCCGATCTTCGATGAGCAAAGCCTGCCTGATGCCCTACGCAACGATCATCGCACCAAGGCGGGCACCTGGGGATTGCTGCGGGTGCTGGACGGCGAAGTGCGGCTCATTTTCGTCGATCCGCCGAGCGAGCAGCTTGTGACGCCCGACAGGCCCGCGATCATCCCGCCGCAAGCAACCCATCATGTCGTTCCGCTCGGCCCCATGACGATGCAGGTCGAGTTCTACCGGGAACGCCCGTTCCTTGGCGAAGACGCCGGCCGTGGATGA